The region GCTCTCTGCATAATGCCTCCCAGGTTGCCATCACTCATGTTATGACACTCTTACTCAGAAGATgacatagagaaaaaaaaacagctggtgCACATTTAGCTTAAATGCAGCGTTGCTCTCACTGCTGATGCCTGACTAAGACTGCATGTCATTCTAAtgcatgaaacaaaaaacactattaTAAATTTGAACCAATCAGTTGGAACATTTCTCTCTGTAATCTGACAGCTGCAACAGCTGCCCACCAGCGAGGCTTCACTGTAATTGTCTTCCTGGGCATCTCATTTCGGAGTAAAAAGTGTCCCGTTTGATGTTAAATAAATCTTCTAGTTGCTTAAAATTGAATGTAAATGACCGTTAGCTAATTTAGAGTTCAATAAAAGTAGGGATTAATATTAGGTGTGTCTTAGTGTGTAATTATCCAAGTTCCAATTAAGTTGATTAGAACCATAAATCACAAACATCTCCTCCACAGCCCCTGATGCAGCctgcagcctgttctcatgaaccattcaattcaatttgatttatatagcgctaaatcacagcaacagttatctctttgcgctttccataaagagcaggtctagaccggactctgggatgttatttatctcccaggtctttccataaagagcagNNNNNNNNNNNNNNNNNNNNNNNNNNNNNNNNNNNNNNNNNNNNNNNNNNNNNNNNNNNNNNNNNNNNNNNNNNNNNNNNNNNNNNNNNNNNNNNNNNNNGTGTtccccttgtctcttgtcagatggTTTTGGGACTCTGTGCGCTGCGTTGTCCCTGGCGAAGCTTCCCTCATTCGTTCCGGTTCCTGTGACCTTCGATTTCCCCGTGTTTCCCctgctgtgtttctctgttttttccttGCTTTTTTCCCCTGGACCTGTTGGAGTTTTGTATTTTGGTACTTTATGTTTCGCCTGTTGGACTTCTGGTTGGACAATAAAATCTTCAACTGAACCTTCTCCTGCCTCCTACCTGCGTTGTGGTCCCCATCGGTCCTgcaccattgtatatcctgtaCTTACTGCACTGCACTTCttgttagacctaaactgcatttcgttgccttgtacctgtacctgtgtaatgacaataaagttgaatctaatctaatctaatcattcCCTGCACACCCGTAACCATGATTCGGaatttgtgaaaagaaaaaaaagtcaaatacaaCCAAATAGGCCCAACAGGGACAAAGACTAAAGCCCATCCCTGTTCTAATCTTCCAGTTTTGGGGGACCCGGATGTAATTCATCAATTATATCTCTCTTTTACATGATATCACTGTGGGCAGGTTAGATGGCCGCCATCGTCATGTTGCTCGTATTTTCCTTTACACACTCCATTTATTTCTTGTATCATGAATAAAGAATTATTGAGTTTCATCTCTAAGTGAATTTCACTTCCAGTTTGGGAAATATTCAGACTTTTTGGGTTCTTGCACTCTGACCATCTCAAATTGAAGTGACagacatgtttaattttttagcTGGCGCTCCATTTATTTAAGCCGCATGTTGTTGCAACATTTCAGCACGTCATGCTCTGATAGTTTGATGTTATTATAGTTAACTTACTTTATTCAGTGTCCTTCAAAACACTAATTTATTCTGAAGAGTGaagttccccttcgaggggaactcgaactgcgtggGTTACGACActaaggcgttcccatagtgtcgtaaccgacgcagtgtctcgttcccctatctcagGGAACAAgtgttacatacgtaacccaagacgttccccttcgaggggaactagAAACTGCGTCGGTTACAACACTAAAGCGTTCCCATTGTGTCGTAACccacgcagttcgagttcccctatCTCTGAGAActagggttacatacgtaacccaagacgttccccttcgaggggaactcgaactgcgtcggttaagACACTAAAGTTGCCTGCACAGTCCAGACCAGGTCCAAGCAGCTTTCACAGATTTCATATCTTATAACAGTCCTTTAATACGAGAGACTTCCATGCCCATATCAAGGCTCAAACACCAGAAGTGAGAATGATTGCTGTCTAATGTGGTTGCAGATTTAAACATGCTGCTGGCTTTGAGAAGGACAACAGGATGCAAATGTATGCATAAAATGATAAAACTTCATATTTTATCTTTGGTCATCGTCAGAAGAACTTTGCCTTCCAAATCACACTAACCCATTTaggatatatactgtatatccaggTATACTTTCACTTTATAGACTAAGAAGTGGAAGTTAAAGAATAAGCACCTCAGAGAGCTATACCCATGTGGGCCTAAATCTACCTAGCTGCAttccactgaaaatatttatcATCTTCTACGTCCACTCCAGCACATCCCAGAATGAAAGGCTCTAATTTGTCCTCCACCACTTTTTGTTGTAAAGAGAGAAACACTTCTCCTTCCTCTGATTACTGCGGATCATcacaggagaagaagaggagacatTCAGGGAGACATTTCCCGGTTTTGAAGTACATTCAGGCGGCTTTCTACATCGTTGGTCCATTAAACGTAGCCTGCCTGGATCGTCCCAGACGCACATGAGCGCGTGCCACAGCAAGCTCGAGACTCCCCAATCTCTCATTGGTGTCAGTGGTGAATGTGTGGACACCGGTGCTTTTATCTATTCAAGGTTCCCCTCATCATAATGACGTAgaatattataaaaatgataaaagaatcCGAAATATGCTCAActtgaaagaaaagacaacttcAGATCGGCGTGGACCTCTACAAGCTGCGCGCGCTCCTTCTCccaaataatagtaataaacgGGTTTGGGTGTTTGGTGTCAAACGACAGCCCTAAAAAGTCGCGTTTAATCGCGTGCATGTGTTGAGACAGAGACGCTGTGTGTCCCTACCTGAGCTGGAGACAAACAGGAGCAGAGTAGAGACGGTGAAGAGCCGCATGGTCCGAAGACTTGCACCGGGACCAGGACCATGAGAGGCGGGGGTTCGCCGGGGCTGAGGCGGAGGCGCGGGCACACCGCGGCGGCTGGCAGCCCGGGAGCAGGACCACGAGAGGCGGGGGTTCGCCGGGTCTGGGGCGCAGACACACGGCGGCGGACAGCCTGGCATGGTGAGCCTCACGCCTCCTGCGACGCTTCACCTCTCTTATCCGCCGCGCGCACATACGCACGTGCACGACTGTACGTGCACCGCGTCATCTAAAAGTCACCGGTTTGACAGCGATGCTGAGGAAACTCCAGTGTGCATTATTGTTGTCAGTGTCGATGGTCATTACAACTCATTCCATGTAAACcccaattgtttttaattttaaaaaaacagcatgcacatttaaaataaagcgTGAATAGACTTAAGATTACCGTATTATGTGTTATACACGCATCAACACTACAGGACAATCCACTCACTCACTCGGCGGCTGTGTTACAGTGGTCGAGTGGTCGCCTGTCAATCAAAGGTTGATGGTTCGATCCCTTCCCCTGCCATCCCATGTCacgtgtccttgggcaagaccctgaTCCTGAACTAAGTTGCCCTGATCTTGTGCCATCGGGGTCTGAGTGTAGCAGGGTACGATAGAGAGAaccacatacatacagtgagCTTTTTGATAAacattctccagaaatgatttaatgacctagtgggtaaaggtaaataacagaacagtctggtaagatcagaaatggcatcactttactgtaatatagcccgtaaaaccaggaaaagacaccactcaCCATGTtatgatattacaatatatccaaCATCTAAGACGagatctagtctcatatcgcgatatcgatACAACGTCGATGTGCTGCCcagcaccttgtacggcagcctcggacACAGTGTCTGAATGGTGTCCATTTccattcccacacacacacatacacacacacacacacacacacacacacacNNNNNNNNNNNNNNNNNNNNNNNNNNNNNNNNNNNNNNNNNNNNNNNNNNNNNNNNNNNNNNNNNNNNNNNNNNNNNNNNNNNNNNNNNNNNNNNNNNNNatcatattattattactatggGCCCtatatattatcatattattattactatggGCCCTATATATTATCATGTTATTACTACTTAGGGCACTTTATAGTATGTCATGTTGCGTtcctttgctgctgctgctgcaacacacCGATTTCACCATCTGGATCAATAAAGACTTCCAAAGAGTCCTAAAGAGGCTAACTGGGGCTCAGTTCTGCTCCTCTGAGCCAAATCTGTCTCATACAGTCTCATAACTCCATCTTTTTCATTTGCTTCATTTAAAGCTCATAATGTTAAAGACATTAGACCCTGAACTGCAGCACAGATTAAGTGCTTTCACCTCCAAAGTCCTCAATCACAGTTTTAGTATTGAAATCAGTTCATCACCATGCTTCAgctccccccccacctcccaGACCCAGTGAATCAGATCTATTCAAGACATgacagactaaaggagacagacaaaattcacaaaacaatctgacaagagacaaagggagcacaggttaaatacaagaggtaacgaggtaacgaggaccaggtgatacatcaggtgaatcacatcagggcgcggcaggacaatcagacagacaggaagtaaagtTAGGCAAGAatagacagaacaggaaaccatactTTCAAAATagaacaggaaacagaacctGCAGACACttacaggggaacacaagactaccacacaagaccagggaggagaTTAAAAGGCAAACACtaggagacaagacaggaccaaaaaaTCAAAGCCACCTCCCAAACCATCACACATACCATcttatggtttggaggacttacACCGCGGAGACACCTGTGTCTTCTTGGTCGGAGGCCTCTCTCCTAGCTCCTCTCTCCTAGCTCCTCTGTCCTAGCTCCTCTGTCCTAGCTCCTCTGTCCTAGCTCCTCTCTCCTAGCTTTCTCCTAGCTCCCCTGTcctcaaaatatattttaggaATTGTGACATTGTGACATGCTGAGATGGATTTCTGGGTCTCCGGAAGGAGAGGAGACAACAAAAAATGAGAAGAGCCCTGActgtgacagagagacagagtatGAGACACTTTTGTCCATGTAGTCACTCTTCCATTGTTGTGACTGTTAATGCCACTGAATATCACCCAAGCCTCCGcccccccaaccggcaccgttagactccgcctaccaagagtctgggtctgtcccaggtttcttcctaaaaggagtttttcttcttcactgttGCACTAGTTGCTCGCTATTGGGTAATTACTAGAATTattgtgtctttgtaaattacagagtgtggtctagacttactctcagtaaagtgtcttgatataactcttgttatgatttgatactataaataaaattgaactgaattgaatcaGTCCATCTTACCTGCGTGATGTGTGTGCAAAGACCTTTCAGACAAATCATCCACGGTTTCCTGATTGGACAAAAGTTTTCTGTCAACATGTCACAGGTTCCATAGTCCTCATGTCGTAATGGCAATAAACTGCAGGACTGTAGTACTCGAGTAAGGTCTTGGACTCatgtccggactcaagaccttTCTTCTACggtctctgacttgtctcgtactcgctagtatttggacttggacttgtctcagTCTCGgtcactggtcttgccagaaATGGCTTTgggcttttggtcttgaccgagtccaggtgtctttattatgttgataataatattggagggaaagtgaaacccaaaagtattgtcttgatactgtcgtgcataagacctttttcctatcctggactcggtctttactcggactcaaacctttttggactcggtcttgactcagactcaaaccattttagactcggtcttgacttggactcgaaccgctttggactcggtcttgacttggactcgaaccgctttggactcggtcttgacttggactcgaaccgctttggactcggtcttgacttggactcgaacctttttggactctgtcttgacttggactcgaaccgctttggactcggtcttgacttggactcgaacctttttggactctgtcttgtcttggactcaaaccattttagactcggtcttgactcggacttgaACCATTTCGGTCTcgacttggacttgactagtcttggtcttggactggtcttggactcgataaaggtggtcttgactacagccatGATAAACAGAATCATCTAGGGACCTCTTAAGAGCTACTTTTcctaaaaaacatcacaaaccaAGACTTAAAGTAACAAGCGCCTAAGGAAACCACAGCCAGTGAAATGCCTCGTACTGTAAGTCCGAGGTACACCGGGACCTCTCAATAAGGCTGTGTGGAGCGAGGCACTTTTCCAAAACTAATAACACTGTCTTCaaccctggggggggggggggacatttggATACTCTTTCACAAATTCAAAAGATGGATTAGTCTGTTCAGTGCTGCACAGCGCGGAGTAATATTTCATGCAGGGCTGAAACCTTCAGGACTGTCATCCTCAGCGCTGAGCCCAGCACCGTGCAGCAGCAACCTGTTCTTCCAGACCACAAACTCATTTATACCGGGTATGCCTGTAATCACGCCTTCCGGCACACTGCTGCATTACGAGTCAGGGGGTGTCAAAACAAAGCCAGATGAGGACAAACCTATGCAGCAAAGGGGGGGCACGTTTTGCTTTGTCACtgttaaccctctgagaccTAAGGTCATTCTTACAGTTCATTGtcatctggttttattttcttaaaaagcttgtaaaacgtcaaccctgttgtctacagtcaagatattaACATCATTGTTTTctggacaaactgggttattagaatatttgggttacAGTGAGGTcacttaaatgttaaaaatggttgtaggaccttaaagacaaagcATAAATTAAGCAAAACATGAATCttacagatatgtattgatatcacacacagagcagtacaACCTATGACAGTCTCCTCTCCAAAACACTTCTCACATGTCTTGGGGGagacactgtgaagaaataaacacCCCAACCTCCTCCCTACGTGGACCTGAGCGGTCTTATAAAGCAGGACTCAATGTGGCACAGACAGTAGTCAATACATTGACTACATTAGAATTACAGGGCATGACATTTTGTAgctgcatgttactaactcaacttcttcccttcctggagtcttgtgctctctcgcccttcccctctctcctcctatcccttcctgcaggtgtttctggctctggatctgtggttggagtcacttGCTGCCTCCAAGTTCCTGCTCCACACCCTCTGCtgcaattctccatgtctctgtctgtctgtctgtctgtctgtctttgtctctctctgtctctctctccctcccccaaCTGGTCAATGCAGATGCTCCCCGACCCTGAACCATGGTTCTGctccaggtttctgcctcttaaaggaagtgtctccttgcctctgtggcctagtgcttgctcttggtgggaattgttgggtttaaCATCTCATCCCAGAGTCCTactctagacctgctctttatggaaacacctgggagataaataacaccccagagtccggtctagacctgctctttatggaaagacctgggagataaataacatccNNNNNNNNNNNNNNNNNNNNNNNNNNNNNNNNNNNNNNNNNNNNNNNNNNNNNNNNNNNNNNNNNNNNNNNNNNNNNNNNNNNNNNNNNNNNNNNNNNNNtgtgtgtgtgtgtgtgtgtgtgtgtgttgcagggcTGGCTCTGCAGATCCAGTGCTACCAGTGTGAGGAGATGACCCACGACTGCTCCACGCCAGACTTCATCGTTAACTGCACGGTGAACGTGCAGGACATGTGCCAGAAGGAGGTCCTGGTCAAGGACGATGGTGAGACACATCCcttgtttcctcctctctgctgttagaaatgtgtttccatctctgctgatttTTCGGTCCGGATGTCTCAGAGCAGAGCAGACTCCAGCAGACTCTCGATGGATTGGCCTCAATCCAAGAAAAGCGGATTAGTGCTCATATGGATCTGGGATTTCAACCTTGAATCGAGGACTTCGATTCATCTGAAGAGTAGTGATAGTTTATGTTTTGGCAAACATACCTTATTAGTGAAGCGATaggagtggtgtgtgtgtgtgtgtttgtgtgtgtgtggataccTATTGGGTGTTGCGTTCTCCAAATGCCATGTAGTTGTTCCTGAGCagggttagtgtgtgtgtgtgtgtgtgtgtgtgtgtgtgtctctgtgtgtgtgtgtgtctcacttgGAGATATTTACTTGGGATGTCAGACATTAGAGAgattaaaatattacattactTGCATATAAGAAGCTGGAATTGGTTAAATCTTTACTGATGAATCGATTGGTTTTGGCAGTTTTGTTAGGAGGAAACTGCGTGTTTGAAGGATCCTTCAATCCAAAGACAGCACAAAGAGGAAAAGCTCTCCAGCACACTGAGCCAGAGGCCGGGCTCTCTGCTGTGATCTCAGGTCTGCAGGGACAGGCCGTTGGGTGCTCTCTAAGTATCATTAGAGGATGAAAGTCTTAGCTACAAGTCATTATTTGAAACAAGGGTCATGGATACAAACTGTTCCATTTCCATCTGAGGAGAAGATCTATCAGATCATGCTGTGCATGTGATGGCAGCCGCTGTATGTCcttgtccctgtgtgtgtccgGGCCTTTCCAGAAACCTCAAATCCTGCTAGTCTTACAGTAGAGGCAAGTTTTAAAAGCGTTATGGACACATATGGGCATCAGTGTACATGTCAGCCAATAAGCAACTAAAGAAATTGCGATACAGTGATGTCCCAAATGGGTTTTATGTTATTAGGAAACCAGGACCGCATCTTCCACCGAGGACATGAGGTCATGTTCTTTTATAAGAtcttttttgggcatttttcagcctttttttaagtaggacagctgaagaaatgaaaggggacataaggaaatgcagcaaagggatgCAGATCAGACCCCCGGCCCGCTGAGGACACCTCTGGTGCTCCCGCTCTACCATCTGAGCTACCCGGGAGCCCAAGTCCTTTTTTTAGGGGAATTCTGGGATTTCGGTAGCTGTACACTCATGTTCTGTTCACCCAGACCGCGTAATTCGTTTttattaaccctcgtgttgtcctcgggtcaaatttgaccggtttACAAAACCTTCTATGTGAGAAAAGAacgctgaaaaaagtgacaaatgtttaaaaaatctacaaaaacattattttttaaacgcggaaaaagtgacaaagaaattgtaaaaaacattgactagaacaaaatttaaaaaacgttaaggtgggtccagctgggaggaggccttagggaagacccaggactaggtggagggacgtccagctaggtggaggcctcggggaagacccaggactaggtggagggacgtccagctgggaggaggcctcggggaagacccaggactaggtggagggattatatctccaacctgggctgggaacgcctcgggaccccccagtcagagctggttgatgtggctctggaaagggaagtttgggttcctctgctggagctgctgcccccgagacctgagaccagataagcggatgaagatggatggatggagtatTCAGGAAAATGACACCAAATATGTTTATGAGTCTACACCCACAAACTACAGATGAAATATTTTCAGCCAATGGAAGAGATTGTGAGAGTTCCACTCATTTCTGCAGCACCTGTCTTTTACATTCATGCAATCATAGGATGTTTGTTCTGTGCACATTAGTTAACTTACCCAGTAAAGACATATAACCTCTGTGTATGCAGGTTGGaacatctttccaaaaacaGGTCCTAGATTTACTTCATCTTCTCACCCAGTGAAAATTGGGGGTCATTTTTCCTTCTCCGTCCACAGCTGCTGATGAGCAAAAGCAATAAGCACCTGTCTTGGGAAATGTGGTTCCCGATCCAGAGGGCAGGCTCACTGCATTACAGAGTCGACAGttcttttaaaaggaaaatttcCGCATGAATGCTCCTGTCCGCCCCTGCCTTCATCTCCCACTGTTATCATCACTGCTACCCGGCATGGAGAAGAGGGCTCAGAAATGCAACTGAACAAACCTTAATGCTGTTTTAAATGCGATAGATACATTCACAACTGCCCTGCCACCTCTGTGCAACGTGATTAAgtataagaataaaaataaggCTGTTCGAGTCTTCCTAAGGATACTTTCCCTGTGATTGGGCTGTTTTCTGTCAAAGATTGGACTGCCTGTATCTGGAAGGCGTCATACTGTTCATACTGCCCTTACAACCAAGCTCTACAGCGGAGAAAGAGGCCGGCTGGTAGAACTTCAAGGTATCGCTCAAGAGTACAAATCCTCCATCAAACCACCATGAAGAGAGACACGCATAAATACCCTGCAATCAGAGGACGGCTATTTTTCAGCTGCATGAGACGAGCCTGGCTTCCTGTATCCCATCGTCTGATACTATCATCGCCGTTCTCCCCTGATTACTATCATgagaatgataaaaaaagtggGCTGTTACCGTGGTGAGGACTGTTCATCACACTGTCTCTAAAGGACAGATGATTGCCACGCGCCAGCACGCCATCTTTCATTTAAATTCCCCCCCCAGTAGATGTACTGCAATGATGAGTGATATAAAGTTGGCcacccttttttttcctcagaggCACTTTGGTGACTAAATTATtgtcataacacacacaaacacacaccaaaagcATGGGATTAGAGTTAGAATTGATGAATTATTTGTGCAACAAAGTTACAATATTGTTAAGTTAcactaatcaatatttcatTATACAAAAGATCAAATGACagtgtgtaatgtaaaaagGGTCAGTTGTATTGATCTGTTATTGCTGTGAAGTCTTCTCTTCAGATAGTTAACTACAGAAAGTGAAGTGATTTCACCACCTGAAACTCATCTCATCTCTAAATAGGTTGTTGGGGCACCTGGGTTGTTTGAGGGCAGTGGTTCAGTGTCCGAAATCAGGAAGTAAAACCAAACCGTTTGATGGCTTTTGTGAGAATATCAAGTATTCAGATGATTGGGACGTCTAAGATGAAGTCAAGAGGGGCGTTCCAGCCCACAAAGAGAGGTGATGAGGGTTCGTAATGACCCTGTCAGTCATGTGATGTGTTGGCCTCAAGTGTGCTCATAGCCACTCAAGGGCTgcagagtggttgcctgccaattggaaggtcgggggttcaatccctggccctgcggtcccatgttgaagtgtccttgggcaagacactgaaccccgagttgcccctgatgctccgccctcggagtgtaaatgtctttgagtgtgtatctgatgagcaggtgtgtagatgtgtgtgagtttggatctgatgagcaggtgtgtagatgtgtgtgagtgtttatctgatgagcaggtgtgtagatgtgtgtgggtgtttatctgatgagcaggtgtgtagatgtgtgtgagtgtttatctgatgagcaggtgtgtagatgtgtgtgagtgtNNNNNNNNNNNNNNNNNNNNNNNNNNNNNNNNNNNNNNNNNNNNNNNNNNNNNNNNNNNNNNNNNNNNNNNNNNNNNNNNNNNNNNNNNNNNNNNNNNNNGTGAGTGTATCTGAttagcaggtgtgtagatgtgtgtgattgtttatctgatgagcaggtgtgtagatgtgtgtgagtgtggatCTGATGAgtaggtgtgtagatgtgtgtgagtgtatctgatgagcaggtgtgtagatgtgtgtgagtgtgtgtgagcaggtggcaccttgtacagtgtatgaatgtgtgtgaatggtgaatttACTATGTACATAGTACATAGCACTATGTCCTGTACCaagtaaaagcgctttgagtagttgttaagactagaaaaggtCTCTATATACAGCCCATATACATAGTCTCAGGCAGCATGAGACAATATCACTCCTCAGAGTGTCCCAGAATCCATCTTTCAGACCTTTAAAGATGGTAACAGCAGTCACACGACCCGTTTCTGATGATCAAATAGCAACCGGTGACGTTGTCCCAGCTAGTGTGACGCCGGCTGAGTGGATCCCACCGCTCTCCGTGTCAAACAGCCGAAGAAGGCAGGAAGGAGACAAGCGGCGACTGCACTTGTCTCCTCCTGATTTCACGCCTTATCTAAATTAGCTTTTGCAATTCGCAAAACTTAATTTACTGTAtcaggaaaaaggaaatgaaaatgtagTTAGTCACAGTAGTTTACATTCATGTGGTTAAATAGAGGGAGCGGGCATGGCTGTTGGAGTTTGTCAGATTATTGTGTGATTTGGAGGGCTGTGAAAAATGTAGATGAGCGTTTCAGCAGTGTTTGCTATGAATGGTTTTGTCAAACATCATAGGTTTATTTACTAAAGTGTGCAGCTAATTCAAAGCTGAGAAGCTTCATGAATGTCTTGTGAAAGTGGTTTTTAGTCTGTTGCACCCACACTCAGCAGGGATGTGAGTCTGTCCCGGGTAAGATGACCAGACAAGGTTTGGAACAGAGAGAT is a window of Etheostoma cragini isolate CJK2018 chromosome 11, CSU_Ecrag_1.0, whole genome shotgun sequence DNA encoding:
- the LOC117953175 gene encoding ly6/PLAUR domain-containing protein 1-like produces the protein MRGGGSPGLRRRRGHTAAAGSPGAGPREAGVRRVWGADTRRRTAWHGLALQIQCYQCEEMTHDCSTPDFIVNCTVNVQDMCQKEVLVKDDGIHYRKSCASSGACLIASSGYQQFCTGKLNSVCITCCNTPLCNGPRQKKRPQPSAAIAPTTSQLLVFSLYILLLLSSTLC